In Hymenobacter volaticus, a single window of DNA contains:
- a CDS encoding glycoside hydrolase family 125 protein translates to MNRRNFVQGLSLLTASVFLKQYSFAGSAPTFPVVRPAADKRRFRSRSVEAAITEFNKNVKDKELGWLFANCFPSTLDTTVTHTTLQGRPDTYVITGDIDAMWLRDSSAQVWPYLQFIDKDTELRQLVAGVINRQTRCVIKDPYANAFYGDDTKVGEWKTDMTKMQAGVHERKWEIDSLCYPIRLAYHYWKKTNDTKPFDAQWQQAVKKTLQTFREQQRRENLGPYKFQRQTATATDTQPMSGYGYPVQPVGLICSAFRPSDDATLYSFLVPSNFFAVVSLRQASEMMTSLAKDTTTAQELTALASEVEAALRKHAIVNHPQHGKIYAYEVDGFGSQVLMDDANVPSLVSLPYLGAVPITDPVYQNTRKFLLSQDNPFFFKGKAAEGIGGPHVGQDMIWPIAIVTRGLTSTNDAEIRACVQSLKSTHAGTGYMHESFHKDDPAKFTRSWFAWANTIFGEFLWKVYQEKPQLLA, encoded by the coding sequence GGCCCGCCGCCGACAAACGGCGCTTTCGTAGCCGCTCGGTGGAAGCGGCTATCACCGAGTTCAACAAGAACGTGAAGGACAAGGAGCTAGGCTGGCTGTTCGCCAACTGCTTCCCGAGCACTCTCGACACCACCGTAACCCACACCACGCTGCAGGGCCGGCCCGATACCTACGTCATCACCGGCGACATCGACGCCATGTGGCTGCGCGACAGTTCGGCGCAGGTGTGGCCTTATTTGCAGTTCATCGACAAAGACACCGAACTTCGGCAGTTGGTGGCCGGCGTTATTAACCGGCAAACTCGTTGCGTTATTAAGGACCCGTATGCCAACGCTTTCTACGGTGACGACACCAAGGTTGGGGAGTGGAAAACGGATATGACCAAGATGCAAGCGGGCGTGCACGAGCGGAAGTGGGAAATCGACTCGCTGTGCTATCCTATCCGGCTAGCGTATCATTACTGGAAGAAAACCAACGACACCAAGCCATTTGACGCGCAGTGGCAGCAGGCCGTTAAGAAAACCTTGCAAACCTTCCGGGAGCAGCAGCGCCGCGAAAACTTAGGGCCCTACAAATTTCAACGCCAAACGGCTACCGCTACCGATACCCAGCCCATGAGCGGTTACGGCTACCCCGTGCAGCCCGTAGGCCTCATCTGCTCGGCGTTCCGGCCCAGCGACGATGCCACGCTGTATTCGTTCCTGGTGCCCAGCAATTTCTTCGCCGTTGTAAGCTTGCGGCAAGCCAGCGAGATGATGACCAGCCTCGCCAAGGACACTACCACGGCCCAGGAATTGACTGCGCTGGCCAGTGAAGTAGAAGCCGCCTTGCGCAAGCACGCCATTGTCAACCACCCCCAGCACGGCAAGATCTACGCCTACGAAGTCGATGGTTTCGGCAGCCAGGTGCTCATGGACGATGCCAACGTGCCGAGCTTGGTTTCGCTGCCCTATCTAGGCGCCGTGCCTATCACGGACCCCGTATACCAGAACACCCGCAAGTTTTTGCTTTCGCAGGATAATCCCTTCTTCTTCAAGGGCAAAGCAGCTGAGGGCATCGGGGGCCCGCACGTAGGACAAGACATGATCTGGCCGATAGCCATTGTCACCCGCGGACTAACAAGCACCAACGATGCTGAAATTCGCGCCTGCGTGCAAAGCCTTAAGAGCACTCACGCCGGAACCGGCTACATGCACGAGTCTTTTCACAAAGACGACCCGGCCAAGTTTACGCGCTCCTGGTTTGCCTGGGCCAACACTATCTTCGGAGAATTCCTGTGGAAAGTGTACCAGGAAAAACCCCAGTTGCTGGCTTAA
- a CDS encoding glycoside hydrolase family 43 protein, producing MRINYQQKIFENPMGERKPKVKSMYNFRKSLPLLGLVFGLVAASPALGQTSTATRKPVKTSFAPTTTPKKSGNPVFPGWYADPEATIFNGQYWIYPTYSAPYEQQVFMDAFSSPDLVNWTKHPRIIDTASVKWARKAMWAPSIIKKGSKYFLFFGANDVHEGEIGGIGVAVADRPEGPFTDYLGKPLIGQIHNGAQPIDQFVFQDKDGTYYMIYGGWSHCNIARLKDDFTGFVPQADGKLYKEITPQGYVEGPFMFRKDGKYYFMWSEGGWTGPNYSVAYAVADSPLGPFQRIGKVLQQDPQVATGAGHHSVLQAPGTDNWYVVYHRRPLGETDGNHRVTCIDQLFFDAQGHIKPIKITAEGVEAHRLK from the coding sequence ATGCGCATTAATTACCAACAGAAAATTTTCGAAAATCCGATGGGCGAGCGAAAACCAAAGGTGAAATCCATGTACAACTTCCGCAAAAGCTTGCCCTTGCTTGGGCTCGTGTTTGGCCTTGTTGCCGCCTCACCAGCACTTGGCCAAACCAGCACTGCTACGCGCAAGCCGGTGAAGACCTCGTTTGCGCCAACTACTACCCCAAAAAAATCCGGCAATCCGGTGTTTCCGGGCTGGTACGCCGATCCGGAAGCCACCATCTTCAACGGTCAATACTGGATTTATCCCACCTACTCCGCTCCCTACGAGCAGCAAGTGTTCATGGATGCTTTTTCCTCGCCCGATCTGGTGAACTGGACCAAGCATCCGCGCATCATCGACACGGCTAGTGTGAAGTGGGCTCGCAAAGCCATGTGGGCCCCTTCGATCATAAAAAAAGGCAGCAAGTACTTTCTTTTCTTCGGCGCTAACGACGTGCACGAAGGCGAAATCGGCGGTATCGGCGTGGCCGTGGCCGACCGGCCGGAAGGCCCCTTCACCGATTACCTGGGCAAGCCGCTGATCGGGCAGATTCATAACGGGGCCCAACCCATCGACCAGTTCGTGTTTCAAGACAAGGACGGGACGTATTACATGATTTACGGAGGCTGGTCGCACTGCAACATCGCCCGGCTCAAAGACGATTTCACGGGCTTCGTACCCCAGGCCGACGGCAAGCTCTACAAGGAAATCACGCCGCAGGGCTATGTGGAGGGTCCTTTCATGTTTCGCAAAGACGGCAAGTACTACTTTATGTGGTCGGAAGGCGGCTGGACCGGACCCAACTATTCAGTGGCCTACGCCGTGGCGGATTCCCCGCTGGGGCCGTTCCAGCGCATAGGCAAAGTCTTGCAGCAAGACCCTCAGGTGGCCACCGGTGCCGGGCACCACTCGGTGCTGCAGGCACCCGGCACCGACAACTGGTACGTCGTTTACCACCGCCGCCCGCTGGGCGAAACCGACGGCAACCACCGCGTCACCTGCATCGACCAGCTTTTCTTTGACGCGCAGGGCCACATCAAGCCCATCAAAATCACAGCCGAAGGCGTTGAGGCACACCGCCTGAAATAA